The genomic segment GCGCATCGCCAAAGCCATGCGCAGCGCCGATACCGCTTTCTCCGATGTCGTAGTGATCGCGACCCGCGGCCTGTGGTCGGCGGCGCTGCAGCTGGCGTCGGCCATCTGCCGGCACTACTGGCCCGTGGCGTTGCTGGCCGCCATCGTGTCGCGGCACTGTAGACGCGTCATCGTGGTCGCCGCCGTGATGGACGGCGTGGTCGACTGGCTGCGTCGGCGCGACGCCACCGGCGACGACGCCGAGCCGATCGGCCTGCTGACCTATCTGTTGCTCAAGCGTGTCGACGACCTGGCTTACGGCCTCGGGCTGTGGTGGGGCGTGGTCCGTGAACGCAACCTTCGCGCGCTCAAACCGCAAATCCGGAGCTAGCCGGCGCCTTGACAACGCACAGCGATGTGCTGATCGTCGGCGCCGGAAGTGCTGGATCCGTTGTTGCCGAACGCCTTTCCGCCGACCCCGCCCGGGTCGTGACCGTCCTCGAGGCCGGCCCCGCGCTCGCCGACCCGGCGCTGCTGGCCCAAACCGCCAACGGGTTGCAGTTGCCGATCGGGGCGCGCAGCCCGCTGGTGGCGCGCTTTACGAGTCGGATCACCGATCAGCCCGTTCGGGAACTGCCGATCGTGCGGGGGGCGACGCTCGGCGGTTCGGGAGCGGTCAACGGCGGATACTTCTGCCGCGGATTGCCAGGCGATTTCGATCGTGCCGCGATACCGGGCTGGGCGTGGTCCGACGTGATCGACCATTTCCGGGCCATCGAGACCGACCTGGACTTCAGTGGCCCCGCCCACGGCGACAGCGGGCCGATTCTGGTTCGCCGAACACACGAAATGACCGGTACCACTGAGCGTTTCATCGCCGCGGCGCAGACCGCCGGGTTTTCCTGGATTCCCGACCTCAACGATTGCGGGCCTGAGCTGGTCCCGGGCGTCGGTGCGGTGCCGCTCAACATCGTCGACGGCGTCCGCATTGGTTCGGGTGCCGGATATCTGCTTCCGGCGCTGGGGCGGTCCAACCTCACCCTGCTGTCGCAGACTCGGGCGGTGCGGTTGCGATTCAGCGGGACCGTCACCGTCGGCGTCGACGTGGTGGGCCCACCCGGCCCGACGACGCTGACCGCCGACCGAATCGTCCTGTGTGCCGGCGCTATTCAATCAGCGCAGCTGCTGATGCTGTCCGGCATCGGCGACGAGGCGATGCTGCGGGCACTCGACGTGCCGGTGGTGGCGCCGCTTCCGGTGGGGATGAACTGCCGCGATCACCCCGAATGGGTGCTGCCCACCGACTGGACGGTGGCCACCGGGCGGCCCGTGCTGGAGGTGGTGCTCAACGTCGCCGACGACATCGAGATCAGGCCGTACACGGGTGGGTTCGTCGCGATGACCGGTGACGGCACCACGGGGCATCCCGACTGGCCGCATCTCGGGGTCGCGTTGATGCAGCCTCGGGCGCGCGGGCGCATTTCGCTGGTGTCAGCGGATCCGGCCGTGTCCCCGCGAATAGAACACCGCTACGACAGCGAACCCGAGGACGTCGCCGCGTTGCGCCGCGGCAGCGAGCTGGCACGTGAAATAGCCAGTACAGCAACATATGTCGGACCGCCGGTATGGGCGACATCGCAGCACCTGTGTGCCAGCGCCCCGATGGGTCCCGAGGGTGACCCGCACGCGGTCGTCGACCCTCGGTGTCGGGTGCATGGGATGGACAACCTTTGGGTGATCGACGGCTCCATCCTGCCCTTCATCACCAGCCGTGGGCCGCATGCGACCATCGTGATGCTGGGGCACCGTGGAGCGGAATTCCTCGGGTGAAGCGCCCGGACTTGGCGGGTTGATGAATTATAATGTCCGCCAGTAGTTATGGCGTCTGTCATGCTTGATCGTGCCTTCTGGCTATCCAAGTCACGGTAGATGGGCGGGCCGCGCTCGGTTCGTCGAGAGGCCG from the Mycobacterium lentiflavum genome contains:
- the mftG gene encoding mycofactocin dehydrogenase MftG produces the protein MTTHSDVLIVGAGSAGSVVAERLSADPARVVTVLEAGPALADPALLAQTANGLQLPIGARSPLVARFTSRITDQPVRELPIVRGATLGGSGAVNGGYFCRGLPGDFDRAAIPGWAWSDVIDHFRAIETDLDFSGPAHGDSGPILVRRTHEMTGTTERFIAAAQTAGFSWIPDLNDCGPELVPGVGAVPLNIVDGVRIGSGAGYLLPALGRSNLTLLSQTRAVRLRFSGTVTVGVDVVGPPGPTTLTADRIVLCAGAIQSAQLLMLSGIGDEAMLRALDVPVVAPLPVGMNCRDHPEWVLPTDWTVATGRPVLEVVLNVADDIEIRPYTGGFVAMTGDGTTGHPDWPHLGVALMQPRARGRISLVSADPAVSPRIEHRYDSEPEDVAALRRGSELAREIASTATYVGPPVWATSQHLCASAPMGPEGDPHAVVDPRCRVHGMDNLWVIDGSILPFITSRGPHATIVMLGHRGAEFLG